The Bacillus carboniphilus genome contains a region encoding:
- a CDS encoding FliA/WhiG family RNA polymerase sigma factor, which yields MLNTLEDQQYWDSWVNAKDANAADMLIRKYIPLVSYHVNRIASGLPKSVDKEDLMSLGMVGLYDALEKFDLSRDLKFDTYASFRIRGAILDGLRKEDWLPRSAREKAKRIETTFEQLEQKLLRKVTNKEVANELNITEDEVKTIVREGYYANILSIDEKMVDHEDGDQMVFVIKDQKMATPEEQLLKQELVEQLVEKIEELSENEQLVISLCYKEELTLTEIGKVLGLSTSRISQIHTKAINKLKYLLV from the coding sequence ATTTTGAATACGCTAGAAGATCAACAATATTGGGATTCATGGGTAAATGCAAAAGATGCAAATGCAGCTGATATGTTGATTCGTAAATATATACCGCTTGTTAGTTATCATGTGAATAGAATTGCTTCAGGGTTACCTAAATCTGTTGATAAAGAAGATTTAATGAGTCTAGGAATGGTGGGTCTTTATGATGCATTAGAAAAATTTGATCTATCAAGAGATTTAAAATTCGATACATATGCCTCTTTTCGAATTCGAGGAGCTATATTAGATGGGCTTAGAAAAGAAGATTGGCTTCCTAGGAGTGCAAGAGAAAAAGCAAAGCGGATTGAAACAACTTTTGAGCAATTGGAACAAAAACTGTTACGTAAAGTGACGAATAAGGAAGTTGCTAATGAATTGAACATAACAGAGGACGAGGTTAAGACAATTGTACGAGAAGGGTATTATGCAAACATCCTATCTATAGATGAAAAAATGGTGGATCATGAAGATGGTGATCAAATGGTTTTTGTTATTAAAGATCAAAAAATGGCCACCCCAGAGGAGCAACTCTTAAAACAAGAGTTGGTTGAACAACTTGTTGAAAAGATTGAAGAACTGTCTGAAAATGAACAATTAGTCATTAGTTTATGCTATAAGGAAGAATTGACATTAACCGAAATTGGAAAAGTGTTAGGCCTTTCTACTTCAAGAATATCTCAAATTCATACTAAGGCTATAAACAAGCTAAAATATTTGTTGGTGTAA
- a CDS encoding chemotaxis protein CheD has product MEKREVVKVGIAEMNVVKRPFSIRTSGLGSCVAIVVYDTKNSLAGLAHVMLPDSTLAKYTNLNKAKYVDTAIPVLIHTLLENGAKRESLKAKIAGGSEMFKFTSNELMRIGPRNVEAVNIHLQKYRVPVISSDVGGSNGRTVEFNTVSNLLVIKTASKRMKEI; this is encoded by the coding sequence ATGGAGAAACGAGAAGTTGTAAAAGTTGGAATTGCAGAAATGAATGTTGTTAAAAGGCCATTCTCTATTAGGACATCAGGACTTGGTTCATGTGTTGCCATCGTAGTATACGATACGAAAAATAGTTTAGCAGGTTTAGCTCATGTGATGCTTCCAGATTCAACATTAGCGAAATATACAAATCTTAATAAAGCTAAATATGTAGATACGGCGATTCCAGTCTTGATTCACACACTTTTGGAAAATGGAGCTAAACGAGAAAGTTTAAAGGCGAAGATTGCAGGTGGTTCTGAAATGTTTAAATTCACGTCAAATGAGCTGATGAGAATAGGTCCTCGTAACGTGGAAGCAGTAAATATTCATTTACAAAAGTACCGTGTGCCTGTAATCAGTTCTGATGTTGGCGGCTCTAACGGTCGAACAGTAGAGTTTAATACTGTTTCAAATTTATTGGTGATAAAGACGGCAAGCAAGAGGATGAAAGAAATATAA
- a CDS encoding chemotaxis protein CheC — translation MKNLHQISTIQVDVLKEIANIGAAHSATAFSKMVNKRVNINIPNVKLSSFNELLNTVGADKVVASISVRMKGEVNGSVFLILPLMQAESFASVLTGVHCLNLLEENKELVNSALLEMGNILLGSYVSSLADFVHLNVYPSVPELVVDMFGAIISEGLLETSRLGDQVIAIESAIFEEEDPLETIINGQFFLFIDPDSFSSFFQRLGV, via the coding sequence ATGAAGAATTTACATCAAATCTCTACCATTCAAGTGGATGTATTGAAAGAAATCGCCAATATAGGAGCGGCTCATTCTGCAACTGCATTTTCAAAAATGGTTAATAAAAGAGTGAATATCAATATCCCTAATGTTAAGTTATCCTCTTTTAACGAACTGTTGAATACAGTTGGAGCCGACAAGGTGGTTGCAAGCATTTCCGTTCGGATGAAAGGAGAAGTAAATGGCTCAGTATTTTTAATTCTTCCTTTGATGCAAGCGGAAAGTTTTGCATCCGTCCTTACTGGTGTTCATTGTTTAAATCTATTAGAAGAGAACAAAGAACTTGTAAACTCTGCTTTATTAGAGATGGGGAATATATTATTAGGTTCCTATGTTTCATCATTAGCTGATTTTGTTCACCTCAATGTATATCCATCGGTCCCAGAGCTTGTCGTTGATATGTTCGGAGCCATTATTTCTGAAGGGTTGCTAGAAACATCTCGATTAGGAGATCAAGTGATCGCAATTGAATCAGCCATTTTTGAGGAAGAAGACCCTCTAGAAACAATTATTAATGGTCAATTCTTTCTGTTTATAGACCCAGACTCATTTTCTTCCTTTTTTCAAAGATTAGGAGTTTAA
- a CDS encoding chemotaxis protein CheW → MSNRLKYIHFKLSDQDYAVDVKDVLSIEKILPITRVPGTPDFIEGVTNLRGVITPVIHLGTKLGFSKGVLTDATRIIILNNDQYSIGMIVDEAKDVFEVSEENIEKSTSVVGSIEEPFIKGVTKMDDKIIMVMDTLHLLGIRG, encoded by the coding sequence TTGTCTAATAGACTAAAATACATACATTTTAAACTGAGTGATCAAGATTACGCTGTTGACGTAAAAGATGTATTATCAATAGAAAAAATCCTGCCTATTACAAGGGTACCAGGTACACCGGATTTTATTGAGGGAGTAACAAACTTGCGTGGTGTCATTACTCCCGTTATTCATTTAGGAACGAAGTTAGGTTTCAGTAAAGGTGTTTTAACGGATGCAACAAGAATTATTATCCTGAACAATGATCAATATTCTATTGGAATGATCGTAGATGAAGCGAAAGACGTTTTTGAAGTGTCGGAAGAAAATATAGAAAAATCGACTTCAGTAGTAGGATCAATTGAAGAGCCTTTTATTAAAGGGGTAACTAAAATGGATGACAAGATTATCATGGTTATGGATACCCTACATTTGCTAGGAATTAGAGGTTAG
- a CDS encoding chemotaxis protein CheA, translating into METSQYLDLFIEESKEHIQSCNQKLLLLEKEPANLSYINEIFRSAHTLKGMSATMGFNHIADLTHQLENVLDEIRNEKLSVTSHIIDILFEAIDLLEAMLISIEEQEEVGDFELTDIISNLKELLSQGKTTTSNESEEKPYDDYSTKVIQEAEVQGFNVFKITIDLQEDCSLKAARVFMIFEYLQQIGEVLSSTPSVEMLQEEQFDHHFTVTLVTNDMDQEVQNGILNISEIKSVQIDQVNSEELSSIEKNVSKSESKKSKKTTGQATSNISINVNKTIRVNIDRLDKLMNLLEELVIKRGRLEQISTQLNNSNLQETVEGITRTSSDLQEIILNMRMIPIETVFNRFPKMVRKLSKELNKEVQLYITGAETELDRTVIEEISDPLVHLIRNALDHGIEPPLERKKAGKKEQGSLALTAFHNGNHVVVEISDDGAGINQKKVLDKAIDREIISKEQAEKMSHHQVFDLIFSSGFSTAQQVSDVSGRGVGLDVVKNTIESLGGTISITSEIGKGSTFSVQLPLTLSIISVMLIQLNKEKYAIPITTIIESIVISKEKVMDSRNQRVIDYRGTIVPLINLHEVFNIPKKKNEEDQLSIVIVQKGKKLAGLLVDRFVGHQEVVLKSLGEYLKDASAFQGATILGDGEVVLIIDCHSLIL; encoded by the coding sequence ATGGAAACGAGTCAATATCTCGATCTATTTATTGAAGAGAGTAAAGAACATATACAGTCTTGCAATCAAAAACTTCTTTTACTAGAAAAGGAGCCCGCTAACCTTTCATACATAAACGAAATTTTTCGTTCTGCCCATACGTTAAAAGGCATGAGTGCGACGATGGGGTTTAATCATATTGCTGATTTAACTCATCAGCTTGAAAATGTTTTAGATGAAATAAGAAATGAAAAGCTTTCTGTAACTTCACATATCATCGACATTCTTTTTGAAGCAATCGATTTATTAGAAGCAATGCTGATTTCAATAGAAGAACAAGAAGAAGTTGGGGATTTTGAACTTACAGATATTATTTCTAACCTTAAGGAACTATTGAGTCAAGGTAAGACAACTACCTCAAATGAATCAGAAGAGAAGCCGTATGATGATTATTCCACTAAAGTTATTCAGGAGGCAGAAGTTCAAGGTTTTAATGTCTTTAAAATAACCATTGACTTGCAAGAGGATTGCTCATTAAAAGCAGCTCGAGTCTTTATGATTTTTGAATACTTACAGCAAATAGGAGAAGTTCTATCGTCAACCCCATCTGTAGAAATGTTACAAGAAGAACAATTTGATCATCACTTTACGGTTACGCTTGTAACAAATGATATGGATCAGGAAGTTCAAAATGGAATCTTAAATATTTCTGAAATTAAGTCAGTGCAAATAGACCAAGTAAATAGCGAGGAATTATCATCTATTGAAAAAAATGTTTCAAAATCAGAATCGAAAAAATCAAAAAAAACGACTGGACAGGCAACCTCAAATATTAGCATCAATGTAAATAAAACGATTAGAGTGAATATTGATAGGCTTGATAAATTAATGAACCTCTTGGAAGAACTCGTTATTAAAAGAGGGCGACTTGAGCAAATTTCTACACAATTAAACAATAGTAATTTACAAGAAACAGTTGAAGGCATCACGAGAACTTCATCGGATTTACAAGAGATTATTTTAAACATGCGTATGATTCCAATTGAAACGGTATTTAATCGTTTTCCTAAAATGGTAAGAAAGTTGTCTAAAGAATTGAATAAAGAAGTACAGCTCTATATTACTGGAGCAGAAACAGAGCTAGATCGAACCGTTATTGAGGAAATATCAGACCCCTTAGTTCACCTTATTCGCAACGCTTTAGATCATGGAATAGAACCCCCATTAGAACGTAAAAAAGCTGGAAAAAAAGAACAAGGATCTTTAGCATTGACAGCGTTTCATAATGGTAATCACGTTGTTGTGGAAATAAGTGATGATGGGGCTGGTATTAATCAAAAGAAAGTGTTAGATAAAGCGATTGACCGTGAGATCATTTCCAAAGAACAGGCTGAAAAAATGTCTCATCACCAAGTTTTTGACTTGATTTTTTCTTCAGGTTTTTCAACAGCACAGCAAGTATCAGATGTTTCAGGTAGAGGCGTAGGATTAGACGTAGTGAAAAATACGATTGAATCATTAGGAGGAACAATCTCGATTACTTCAGAGATTGGAAAAGGCTCTACGTTTTCTGTTCAACTTCCTCTCACTTTGTCCATTATTTCGGTCATGTTGATTCAACTTAATAAAGAAAAATATGCAATTCCAATTACGACAATTATTGAATCTATTGTCATTAGTAAGGAAAAAGTGATGGATTCTCGTAATCAACGAGTCATTGATTATAGAGGGACCATTGTACCGTTAATAAATTTACATGAAGTATTCAATATTCCTAAAAAAAAGAATGAAGAAGATCAACTTTCAATTGTCATCGTTCAAAAGGGTAAGAAGTTAGCTGGTTTACTAGTCGATCGTTTTGTTGGTCATCAAGAAGTTGTATTAAAGTCACTTGGTGAATACTTAAAAGATGCTTCTGCCTTTCAGGGGGCAACTATTTTAGGAGATGGAGAAGTTGTTCTAATCATTGATTGTCATTCTCTTATATTATAG
- a CDS encoding CheB methylesterase domain-containing protein, with product MTFNSIGRRFQLEKIICIGASTGGPKALQKLIPQFSLAFKVPILIAQHMPPSFTHSLAERLNKQASLSVKEARDGEVVKSGYVYIAPGGFQLEVKKSAKNIILNVSPNSSKYVHSPSVDVLFRSVSELNDYYKVAILLTGMGKDGTKGMRDLKAKENVTTIAESQESAIVYGMPKSAIEANLIDEIIHLDDIARRVVNI from the coding sequence ATGACTTTTAATAGTATAGGTAGGCGATTCCAATTGGAAAAAATCATATGTATTGGTGCTTCCACAGGAGGTCCAAAAGCATTGCAAAAACTAATACCACAATTTTCATTAGCTTTTAAAGTTCCAATTTTAATTGCCCAACATATGCCTCCCTCTTTCACTCATTCACTTGCAGAACGTCTAAATAAACAAGCGAGTCTTTCTGTTAAAGAAGCGAGAGATGGAGAGGTGGTTAAAAGTGGATATGTATATATTGCGCCTGGTGGTTTTCAATTGGAAGTGAAAAAATCCGCAAAAAATATAATATTAAACGTTTCCCCTAATTCATCGAAGTATGTGCATAGCCCATCAGTGGATGTTTTGTTCCGTTCTGTTAGTGAACTGAACGATTATTATAAAGTGGCGATCTTATTAACGGGTATGGGCAAAGATGGTACAAAAGGGATGAGAGATTTAAAGGCAAAGGAAAATGTTACTACAATAGCAGAATCGCAGGAAAGTGCAATTGTGTACGGTATGCCTAAATCAGCCATAGAGGCGAATCTAATAGATGAAATCATCCACTTGGACGATATAGCCAGAAGAGTTGTAAATATATAG
- the flhA gene encoding flagellar biosynthesis protein FlhA, which produces MKLRDLSVLFSVILIVAMLIIPFPSWMLSFLIIINISLAMLVLLTSMNMQESLQFSIFPSLLLLLTLFRLGLNVSTTRSILSKGEAGKVVETFGTFVVGGNVLVGFVVFLILIVIQFVVITKGAERVSEVAARFTLDAMPGKQMSIDADLNAGIISENHARERREKISREADFYGAMDGASKFVKGDAIAGIIIVLINILFGIIIGMVVQGMSLPDSASHYTLLTVGDGIVSQIPALLISTATGIVVTRAASEGNLGNDIMTQLLAYPKMLYVAAGSIFLLGVFTPIGLIITGPVASLLAFGGYSLSRSEKEEESNDEKTEEDSNALKKSTPENMLDLLHVDPIEFEFGYGLIPLADVKQDGDLLDRVVMIRRQLAIELGVVIPVVRIRDNIQLNPNEYRLKIWGSEVASGELLLDHFLAMSPSMEDDVIEGIETIEPSFGLPAKWIKEEKKDQAEMLGYTIVDPSSVVSTHLTELIRNHAHELLGRKETKQLVDHIKETNEVLIEEVTPALLTIGDIQKVLAKLLKEKVSIRNATKIFETLADYGKMTKDTELLGEYVRQSLAKQITDTYCENVNTLQVITLSSQVEKVVAEGVQQTEVGNYLSLDPSLSQQVVHSISNEVEKLSMRQQQPIILCSPAIRMYIRQLIERVIPSVPVLSYNELDSMIEVKSVGVVNMSD; this is translated from the coding sequence ATGAAACTAAGAGATTTATCTGTATTATTTAGTGTTATTTTAATTGTTGCTATGTTAATTATCCCTTTTCCTTCTTGGATGCTAAGTTTTTTAATCATTATTAATATTTCTTTAGCTATGCTAGTTCTTCTTACCTCGATGAATATGCAAGAGTCCTTACAGTTTTCTATCTTTCCATCGCTTTTATTATTATTAACTTTGTTTCGCCTAGGATTAAATGTATCAACGACCAGGTCCATTTTGTCCAAAGGTGAGGCAGGGAAAGTTGTCGAAACGTTCGGGACCTTTGTCGTAGGCGGGAATGTGTTAGTCGGTTTTGTTGTCTTTTTAATATTAATTGTCATACAGTTTGTCGTGATCACAAAGGGGGCAGAACGAGTATCAGAAGTAGCCGCCCGATTTACGTTAGATGCGATGCCGGGAAAACAGATGAGTATTGATGCAGATTTAAACGCTGGGATTATTTCGGAAAATCATGCTCGTGAAAGAAGAGAGAAAATATCAAGAGAAGCAGACTTTTACGGAGCGATGGATGGTGCGAGTAAATTCGTAAAAGGAGACGCGATAGCCGGAATCATTATCGTCCTGATCAATATTTTGTTTGGAATTATTATTGGGATGGTTGTACAAGGAATGAGCTTACCGGATTCTGCCTCACATTACACTTTATTAACGGTTGGTGATGGAATCGTCAGTCAAATACCCGCTCTTTTAATATCAACAGCTACGGGAATTGTTGTTACAAGAGCAGCGTCAGAAGGAAATTTAGGCAACGACATTATGACGCAATTACTAGCCTATCCGAAGATGTTGTATGTAGCAGCAGGATCCATCTTTTTGCTAGGTGTTTTTACACCTATTGGACTGATTATTACAGGACCTGTCGCTAGTTTGCTCGCATTTGGCGGATATTCATTGTCTAGAAGTGAGAAGGAAGAAGAATCTAATGATGAAAAAACAGAAGAGGATTCTAACGCGCTTAAAAAAAGCACACCAGAAAACATGTTAGATTTACTTCATGTGGATCCAATAGAGTTTGAATTTGGTTATGGATTAATTCCTTTGGCGGATGTGAAGCAAGATGGAGATTTGTTGGATAGAGTTGTGATGATTCGAAGGCAACTAGCCATTGAATTAGGAGTTGTCATACCCGTAGTGAGAATTCGTGACAATATTCAGCTCAATCCGAATGAATATCGACTGAAAATTTGGGGTAGTGAAGTGGCCTCTGGAGAATTGTTACTAGACCATTTTTTAGCCATGTCTCCTAGTATGGAGGATGATGTCATTGAAGGAATTGAAACAATTGAACCTTCTTTTGGACTACCAGCGAAGTGGATTAAGGAAGAGAAAAAAGATCAGGCAGAAATGCTAGGTTACACAATCGTTGATCCGTCTTCTGTTGTATCAACACATTTAACTGAACTAATAAGAAATCATGCACATGAACTGCTTGGTAGGAAGGAAACGAAGCAATTAGTGGACCATATTAAAGAAACAAATGAAGTTCTGATAGAGGAAGTCACACCAGCCCTCTTAACAATAGGAGATATCCAGAAAGTTTTAGCAAAGCTTTTAAAAGAGAAGGTGTCTATTAGAAACGCAACGAAAATTTTCGAAACTTTAGCAGATTATGGGAAGATGACGAAGGATACTGAATTATTAGGTGAATATGTAAGGCAGTCGCTGGCGAAGCAAATTACGGATACTTATTGTGAAAATGTAAATACGCTTCAAGTTATCACTCTTTCAAGTCAAGTTGAAAAGGTTGTAGCAGAAGGAGTTCAGCAAACAGAAGTAGGAAATTACTTGTCTTTAGATCCATCTCTTTCACAACAGGTCGTTCACTCAATCTCAAACGAAGTAGAAAAACTATCGATGAGACAGCAACAGCCGATTATTTTGTGCTCACCCGCTATTCGTATGTATATTAGACAACTTATTGAAAGGGTCATTCCATCTGTGCCCGTCCTTTCTTATAACGAACTAGACTCCATGATAGAAGTAAAAAGCGTCGGTGTAGTTAACATGAGTGATTAA
- the flhB gene encoding flagellar biosynthesis protein FlhB codes for MKLLKIDLQFFNGEKTEKATPRKKQDVRKKGQVAKSADLNTAFNLIFVFISFLFIGGFLRDNLTSMFAYSFEHNLSTTLTEETIQQVFIEYTMRAVYIVGPVMLVSFIAGIFSNYLQVGFLFSTEAIGIKLERIDPIKGFKRIYSIRAIVELVKSLLKIMVVGGTAFFVIYYHWPEIVRLPLVSVPNSFQFIAKLTAQVGLYTAFSLLFVAILDYLYQRYDFEKNIRMSKQDLKDEHKKTEGDPLIKSKVKQKQKEMAMGRMMAEVPTADVIITNPTHYAIALKYDQSANDAPLVVAKGIDFIALKIKDIAKEHDIVTLENRLLARSLYHQVEIGTAIPEEFFQAVAEIIAYVYQLKGKK; via the coding sequence ATGAAATTGTTAAAGATAGATCTCCAATTTTTCAATGGAGAAAAGACTGAAAAAGCGACTCCGCGGAAGAAACAAGATGTACGGAAAAAGGGACAAGTCGCTAAAAGTGCGGACTTGAATACAGCTTTTAATTTGATATTTGTGTTTATTTCGTTTTTATTTATCGGTGGTTTTTTACGTGATAACTTGACTTCTATGTTTGCATATTCTTTTGAACATAATTTATCTACAACACTTACTGAAGAAACGATTCAACAAGTGTTTATAGAATATACAATGAGAGCGGTATATATCGTGGGTCCGGTTATGCTCGTTTCTTTTATTGCAGGGATATTTAGTAACTATTTACAAGTCGGGTTTCTTTTTTCAACAGAGGCTATTGGGATTAAGTTAGAGAGAATAGATCCAATTAAAGGATTTAAAAGAATTTATTCAATTAGAGCTATAGTGGAACTAGTCAAGTCACTTTTGAAAATTATGGTGGTGGGCGGAACGGCTTTTTTTGTCATTTATTATCATTGGCCAGAAATTGTTCGTTTACCATTAGTTTCGGTCCCTAATTCTTTTCAATTTATAGCAAAGTTAACTGCACAAGTAGGGTTATATACGGCCTTCTCTCTATTATTTGTTGCTATTTTAGATTATTTATATCAAAGGTATGATTTTGAAAAAAATATCCGGATGTCCAAACAAGATTTAAAGGATGAACATAAAAAAACGGAAGGTGACCCGCTTATTAAGTCAAAAGTAAAGCAGAAACAAAAAGAGATGGCTATGGGAAGAATGATGGCAGAAGTACCAACCGCAGATGTTATTATTACAAATCCAACTCATTATGCAATCGCTTTAAAGTATGATCAGTCTGCAAATGATGCTCCTTTGGTTGTTGCTAAAGGTATTGATTTTATCGCGTTAAAAATAAAAGATATTGCTAAAGAACACGATATTGTAACTTTAGAAAATCGTCTTCTTGCAAGAAGCTTGTATCATCAAGTAGAAATAGGAACGGCTATACCAGAGGAGTTTTTTCAAGCAGTCGCTGAAATCATCGCCTATGTTTATCAATTGAAAGGGAAGAAATAA
- the fliR gene encoding flagellar biosynthetic protein FliR yields MTITDSFPAFLLVLTRISSYMLTLPLFSYRTIPNTHKVAFSFALALFISISLPLPEMDINRFYYFLILKEMFIGLSISFSAYIILTSVKIAGGFIDFQMGFAIANVIDPQTGAQSPLMGQFLSVLTLYLMLTINAHHVLIDGIMFSYQSIPVDQIKINAFDQPLMDLIVDTFSKMFLIAFQMAIPIVGTLFIVDVALGIVAKTVPQLNIFVIGFPIKIAVSFMALLLVMSPIFFLIENVLELMAEIIRNIIVVLGA; encoded by the coding sequence ATGACAATCACTGACTCCTTTCCTGCTTTCTTATTAGTCTTGACGAGAATTTCATCTTATATGCTGACATTACCATTGTTTTCATATCGGACCATACCTAATACACATAAGGTTGCATTTTCGTTTGCTCTCGCCTTATTTATTTCAATTAGTCTACCTCTACCGGAAATGGACATTAATCGGTTTTATTACTTTCTTATTTTAAAAGAGATGTTTATTGGGCTGTCCATTAGTTTTAGCGCTTATATAATCTTAACATCGGTTAAAATCGCAGGTGGTTTTATTGACTTTCAAATGGGATTCGCCATCGCAAATGTGATTGATCCACAAACGGGAGCACAAAGTCCACTTATGGGACAGTTTTTATCCGTTTTAACACTGTATTTAATGTTAACGATTAACGCTCATCACGTATTAATAGATGGGATTATGTTCAGTTATCAATCCATTCCGGTTGATCAAATCAAAATTAATGCATTTGATCAACCACTTATGGATTTAATCGTTGATACTTTTAGTAAAATGTTTTTAATTGCTTTTCAGATGGCCATCCCGATAGTAGGTACGTTATTCATAGTCGATGTTGCTTTAGGGATCGTAGCCAAAACGGTTCCTCAGTTAAATATATTTGTAATTGGATTTCCGATAAAAATTGCTGTTAGTTTTATGGCATTACTTCTTGTCATGTCTCCTATCTTCTTCTTAATTGAGAATGTTTTAGAATTAATGGCAGAAATCATTCGTAATATCATAGTTGTATTAGGAGCTTAA
- the fliQ gene encoding flagellar biosynthesis protein FliQ has translation MNGEMIISIAEKAVYTTLMIAGPLLLLALIVGLVVSIFQATTQIQEQTLAFIPKIIAVLVGLVIFGPWMLSVMLSYAYDILSQLHEFVG, from the coding sequence TTGAACGGTGAGATGATTATTTCTATTGCCGAAAAGGCAGTTTATACGACCTTAATGATTGCAGGTCCACTGCTATTGTTAGCATTAATAGTAGGTTTAGTTGTTAGTATTTTTCAAGCAACTACACAAATTCAAGAGCAAACACTCGCATTTATTCCAAAAATTATTGCTGTTTTGGTCGGTTTGGTCATTTTTGGTCCTTGGATGTTATCGGTCATGCTCTCTTATGCGTATGATATTTTGAGTCAGCTCCATGAGTTCGTAGGATAA
- the fliP gene encoding flagellar type III secretion system pore protein FliP (The bacterial flagellar biogenesis protein FliP forms a type III secretion system (T3SS)-type pore required for flagellar assembly.): protein MNEFVEIFNDSENISTSIRLLLLLTILSVGPGILILMTSFTRIIIVLSFVRTSLATQQTPPNQVLIGLALFMTFFVMGPTLAQLNDEALQPLLNEELTLEEAYEKAEPPIKEFMSKHTREKDLSLFLRYAEIEQVNSLDDIPLMALVPAFAISEIKTAFQIGFMIFIPFLVIDMVVASVLMSMGMMMLPPVMISLPFKILLFVLVDGWYLVVRSLLQSF from the coding sequence ATGAATGAATTTGTTGAGATATTTAATGACTCAGAAAACATTTCGACGTCTATTCGGCTCTTACTGTTATTAACGATTTTATCTGTTGGTCCAGGCATCTTAATTTTAATGACGAGCTTTACAAGAATCATTATTGTACTTTCGTTTGTTCGGACATCACTCGCGACACAACAAACACCACCAAATCAAGTTTTGATTGGCTTAGCCTTGTTTATGACCTTTTTTGTGATGGGACCTACGTTGGCTCAATTGAACGATGAAGCGTTGCAACCTTTATTAAACGAAGAGTTAACATTGGAAGAGGCATATGAAAAAGCAGAGCCTCCTATTAAGGAGTTCATGAGCAAACATACAAGAGAAAAGGATCTATCGTTATTTTTAAGGTATGCAGAAATAGAACAGGTCAATTCATTAGACGATATTCCGTTAATGGCGTTGGTCCCTGCATTTGCCATCAGTGAAATCAAAACAGCATTTCAAATTGGCTTTATGATTTTTATCCCGTTTTTAGTCATTGATATGGTTGTGGCAAGTGTCTTAATGTCTATGGGAATGATGATGTTACCTCCTGTTATGATTTCGTTGCCTTTTAAAATTTTATTATTTGTATTAGTTGATGGGTGGTATTTAGTTGTTCGTTCCTTGTTACAAAGTTTTTAA
- a CDS encoding flagellar biosynthetic protein FliO yields the protein MSRKFLLTIMLVILLIPSLAVSAGSVEDSLKNKNKEEQPVLEDDDTKPPDSISIWDFVKMIAALFFVLLILYFFIRLLNFRSLNNRSLRNVENLGGTPLGNNRSVQLIKVGDRVLVVGVGESIQLLKEIEDEREVELLKKEYEEKMSSPIKVAPIEAIFKKKRKKEPFTFKEELLKALGKKSNHKDSQEEKGMQRDE from the coding sequence ATGAGCCGTAAGTTTCTATTAACCATTATGCTAGTAATCTTGCTTATTCCTTCCTTAGCTGTTAGTGCAGGGTCAGTAGAGGATAGTTTAAAAAATAAAAACAAAGAAGAACAGCCTGTTTTAGAAGATGACGATACAAAACCACCAGACTCCATTTCTATTTGGGATTTTGTGAAGATGATTGCGGCACTTTTTTTCGTATTACTCATTTTATATTTCTTTATCCGATTGCTTAATTTTCGTAGTTTAAATAATCGATCTTTACGCAATGTTGAAAACTTAGGTGGAACACCTCTTGGAAATAATCGTTCCGTTCAATTGATAAAAGTCGGTGATCGGGTATTGGTAGTAGGTGTAGGAGAATCCATTCAATTATTAAAAGAGATAGAAGATGAGAGAGAAGTAGAACTTCTAAAAAAAGAATATGAAGAAAAAATGAGCTCTCCTATAAAGGTAGCACCTATTGAAGCGATTTTCAAAAAGAAGCGAAAAAAGGAACCATTCACTTTTAAGGAAGAGCTTTTGAAAGCATTAGGCAAGAAAAGTAACCATAAAGATTCACAAGAAGAGAAAGGCATGCAAAGAGATGAATGA